Proteins encoded within one genomic window of Desulforegulaceae bacterium:
- a CDS encoding arylamine N-acetyltransferase, with translation MHRTEMVNKYLKILNLDNRELDFDFLCQLVSRHLATFAFSSVGCLLGHDLPLDFDSLFSRILVNRRGGYCFEHNGFFYEILEELGFSPELYLARVIYGQDTHPGLTHRLSIVKCQGQSYVLDVGFGPYCPRVPVPMSGAETNDGHKVFRIHEKRQGEYHIQVLKDNDFFSLYRFELARYGQSDCEIGHFYSHRHPDAPLVNLLVASRVLGNETRLLNNLEYSVSRGNKKETIQVSSSQQLIQILTKELDIQITDEEGRQLYQGLSAKKTKLF, from the coding sequence AAATATTTAAAAATCCTCAACCTTGATAATCGGGAGTTGGACTTTGATTTTCTTTGTCAGCTGGTGAGCCGTCATTTGGCAACTTTTGCTTTTAGCAGTGTAGGGTGCCTTCTTGGCCATGATCTGCCATTGGACTTTGATTCTTTGTTCAGCCGAATTTTAGTTAACCGTCGTGGTGGATATTGTTTTGAGCACAATGGTTTTTTTTATGAGATCCTTGAAGAGCTGGGTTTTTCGCCAGAACTTTATCTGGCACGGGTGATTTATGGTCAGGACACTCACCCGGGTTTAACTCACCGATTGTCAATAGTTAAGTGTCAAGGGCAATCCTATGTTTTGGATGTAGGATTTGGCCCCTATTGTCCCAGGGTACCGGTTCCCATGTCAGGGGCTGAAACAAATGACGGTCATAAAGTTTTTCGTATTCATGAAAAACGTCAGGGCGAGTATCATATTCAGGTTTTAAAGGATAATGATTTTTTTTCATTGTACAGGTTTGAGCTTGCACGCTATGGTCAATCCGATTGCGAGATAGGGCATTTTTATTCCCATCGTCATCCTGACGCGCCCTTGGTTAACCTGCTTGTTGCCTCCCGAGTTCTGGGTAATGAAACTCGATTATTAAATAATCTTGAGTATTCCGTAAGCCGGGGAAATAAAAAAGAAACCATTCAAGTTTCCAGCTCTCAGCAGCTTATCCAAATACTTACTAAAGAGCTTGATATTCAAATAACAGATGAAGAAGGTCGTCAATTGTATCAAGGGTTGTCAGCTAAGAAAACCAAACTTTTTTAA
- the tesB gene encoding acyl-CoA thioesterase II, which produces MDKDSKNSALEKLILLLKLEKIEENIFRGKSEDLGFGSIFGGQVFGQSLSAAAKTIGKEKQAHSVHGYFLRPGNPELPVIYKVKNLRDGRSFSTRQVKAIQKGKIIFSMTASFHIEENGFEHQSSMPDLPVPENLVSDLEYLRKIKDKLPEPIRKKLIRDKPVEIRQVNPVDPFKPEKKEPFKYAWLKASGILPKDPLIHKLILAYASDFGFLPTSLYPHGQTFWGPEMAVASLDHSIWFHRKFKMDQWLLYSMESPSASGSRGFNRGQIFNKDGVLVASTAQEGLIRYKGSKSKKD; this is translated from the coding sequence ATGGATAAAGATTCAAAAAACAGTGCTTTAGAAAAACTTATTTTGCTTTTAAAACTTGAAAAAATTGAAGAAAACATTTTCAGGGGCAAAAGTGAGGATTTAGGTTTTGGAAGTATTTTCGGAGGACAGGTGTTTGGGCAGTCTTTATCTGCTGCCGCAAAAACCATTGGTAAAGAAAAACAGGCCCACAGTGTTCACGGATATTTTCTCAGGCCCGGCAACCCTGAACTTCCTGTTATTTACAAAGTTAAAAACCTAAGAGACGGACGCAGCTTCAGCACAAGACAGGTAAAAGCAATTCAAAAAGGAAAAATAATTTTTTCCATGACAGCTTCGTTTCATATAGAAGAAAACGGATTTGAACATCAATCTTCCATGCCTGATCTTCCAGTCCCTGAAAATTTAGTCTCGGATCTTGAATATCTAAGAAAAATAAAAGATAAATTACCTGAACCTATAAGAAAGAAACTTATCCGGGACAAACCCGTTGAAATAAGACAGGTAAATCCTGTTGATCCTTTTAAACCTGAAAAAAAAGAACCTTTTAAATATGCCTGGCTTAAAGCTTCAGGTATTCTTCCTAAAGATCCTCTAATTCATAAACTCATCCTTGCCTATGCTTCTGATTTTGGATTTCTGCCCACTTCATTATATCCCCATGGACAAACTTTTTGGGGGCCTGAAATGGCTGTGGCAAGCCTTGATCATTCAATCTGGTTTCATAGAAAATTCAAAATGGACCAATGGCTTCTTTATTCCATGGAAAGCCCAAGTGCATCAGGCTCAAGGGGATTTAACAGAGGGCAGATTTTTAATAAAGACGGAGTTCTTGTTGCCTCAACTGCCCAGGAGGGGTTAATCAGATACAAGGGAAGCAAAAGTAAAAAAGATTAG
- a CDS encoding superoxide dismutase, which produces MTIILQDLPYEKDRLEPHISAKTLDFHHGKHHNAYVTNLNKLIKGTDLANEKLEDIIKKTVNDTDKVGIFNNGAQVWNHTFYWHSMKPNGGGLPTGEIAEKIKADFGEYNNFVEQLKNAGLTQFGSGWVWLIIKNNKLEIMKTSNADTPIAHGLKPLLTIDVWEHAYYLDYQNKRGEYLDNFLANLVNWEFANSNLV; this is translated from the coding sequence ATGACTATTATTTTACAAGATCTTCCTTACGAAAAAGATAGGCTGGAACCTCATATCAGTGCAAAGACATTGGACTTTCATCATGGGAAACACCATAACGCTTATGTTACTAACCTGAATAAGCTAATCAAAGGAACAGACCTGGCCAATGAAAAATTAGAAGATATTATCAAAAAAACAGTAAATGATACTGACAAAGTTGGAATATTCAACAATGGGGCGCAAGTTTGGAATCACACATTTTACTGGCACTCAATGAAACCTAATGGAGGGGGATTACCCACAGGCGAAATTGCAGAGAAAATCAAAGCCGATTTTGGAGAATACAATAACTTTGTTGAGCAATTGAAAAATGCCGGACTTACTCAATTCGGCAGCGGCTGGGTATGGTTGATCATCAAAAACAATAAGTTAGAGATTATGAAAACTTCAAATGCTGATACACCCATAGCTCATGGCTTGAAACCTTTACTCACAATAGATGTATGGGAGCATGCATATTACCTTGATTATCAAAACAAACGAGGTGAATACCTTGATAACTTTTTAGCTAATCTTGTTAATTGGGAGTTTGCCAACTCCAACCTTGTTTAA